TCCTGCAGTGCACTGTGGGCTGCTGTTAAGTCATCATCAGCTATTTTAATAACAGATACATTCGATTCTGGCCTTTGATATTCCTTTGTTTTGGGATTAGCAGGCGAGGGATTGCAATGATGTAAAACCTCATCATCCTCTAGTTGATCTAGATTTGGTCCAAGATCAACTCTGGCTGACTTGCTaggtaaataattaaaacttgcCAGAGGGCTCTCTTGCTCTGACTCCTGCATAAACCCCTCTTGTGATGCCTCTTTTTGTAGCGCCATCCCTGATAAAGAGTCAGGGAAAATCTCTTCTACATCTCCACACCCTTTGGGTAAAGTAGTGACAAAGTCATCATTAAGTGTAATTACACATGGGTGCCTACCATCTTGTGGGATGGTATCATTCAGCTTTATCCTGGAGAGATCTTTCTCATCCTCTTTGGGCAGATCATCAATGATCATGCTGGCCATTAGAGAACTGATTTCTTCCTGGGTGTGATAAACAGGTAGATGAGATGAAGGCTGAGGCTGTGGTTTATTTACTTTGGGACGTTTCTTCTTTGTTTGATATACAGGTTCTCTCAGCCAGATGCCCTCATTCCCCATTTTTTGTCTTTCCATTAAGAGCTCTGTATTTTGAGACTCGGATTCAACAAGGAATTGAGCTTTCTGAACCCTTTGTTGAATATAGTGAGAGTCTTCGATCACATCAAGCTCTTCTTTAACAGACAGGTCACGCGTGTACATCAAATCATGGTCTGAGATTCCAGCTATCCTCAAAGAGTGCAGGAAGGCAATATGTTCATCTAGGTTCTTATCAGATCTCCTCTGAGCAGCATGCAAAGACTGAAGCTGCAGCTGGGTTGCAGAGTTCTGAAAATCCTCAATTGTAAAGAGCTCTCTCAATTCTTGTTTACTAAAATATCGGAAAGGGTTCTTCTTATCACCAGTAGTTTGTCTTATTAATGAGTCCTTGAAAACCtgtcttctgtatattttttcctctacAGTTCCACAAGTGATAAGCCTATAAACTACAACATTTTCTTTCTGTCCAATTCGGTAAACCCTATCCACAGCTTGAGCATCAGTTGCAGGATTCCAGCTAGGGTCAAAGATGACCACTCTGCTTGCTGCAGTTAGTGTTAAGCCAACACCACCTACTTGAGTGGTAAGCAGAAAAACAGAGTAATCTTTATTTTGCTGGAATAAACTAATTCTTTTTTCTCGTTCCACAAGATGAGTAATTGTTCCATCAATTCGCAATATCTTAAAGTGCCTATTCTTTAAGAGACGTTCAATGATGTTTAGAATTCGTCTTGACTGGGAAAACACCAGAGTTTGATGCCCTTCATCTCGCAGTTTCTTAAGCAGGTCCATTAGAAATAACATCTTTCCAGATTCTTCCATCAGTGTATCATCACTTATTTGATCAATATGGTCCACATCTGAGGAATCTTCCCCTTCAATTTCATCCTGAACAGAGAATTTGGCAGCTCCTAGATTCAGCAAACCACAAGCTCGTGCAGATAGCAGCCTAGGATGATCACAGAGCTTCTTTAAgacacccagctcagccaaagGTGAGCGTGTCTCCATTAACAACTCCTTGATATGATCTAGAGACACAAATTTCCTGTATATTTCTTCTTGTAAAGGTACAAGACGTATCCaaataattaaatcatttttCCTGGAAAGGGAAGGCATTTCACATATGGCACCAACATCTGGACTCTTTTCACTAAGCTGGACCTCTGGGTTGCTTGACTTTTTCTTCTGTACCTCTTCTTTAGTCCTCCTGAGAAAATAGGGCTTTATGATTGCCATTaagttttcagatattttaaatccCAAAGCTTTTTCCCCTGGGGTAGCATCCTTCTCTCTTGCTCTAGTAATAGGATTTTCATACtccattttaaaagttcttagtGTTCCTAGCAGGGACCCTTGACAAGCAAAATCAAATAGGGACCATAGTTCTTGTAAATTATTCTGGATTGGGGTTCCTGTGAGGAGGATGCGATTACTGGCAGGGATTGCACGAGCACATATTGCTGACTTGGTAGAcgagctttttattttatgtgcttCATCAAGGATGACATAGTCCCACAAAAACTCTTGGCCATTCAAGCTGGAAAGCTGCTGCCAATTATTGATTAACATTTGGTATGTGGTGATAATGACACCATTCCTTTGCTGAATCCGACAGAGGTTTCTGGTACGTTCATCCTTGCTAGGACCATGAAAAGTTTTGACTCTCATTCCTGGAGTCCACTTGACAAATTCTCTTAGCCATGTGCTGATGAGACTGGTTGGCATGATCAGCAGCACATGGTTCACAAGTGAAGCATCAAACATACCAGAAAGGAAAGCAATGATTTGAACAGTCTTTCCTAACCCCATATCATCTGCCAGAATGCCACCTCTCCTTCCATCCCTATACAGGCTGTACAGGAAAGCTATACCTTCCTTCTGGTACTCATATAGTTGGTTATGCAGTTCTTGATAAAGCAGCAGGCCAGAGTTGCACACATCTATGAATTCATCATCTCCATGTTCTGCCAACTCCTCCAAGGCTTCCTGTATTTTTTGGATTCTGCTCATCACCTTTTCGTTAGGAAAAATGTCCTTTGCCAAGTTGAAAAGTTTAAGTGCTTGTTCCAGATCTCCATTCTTAGTTGCTTCTTTGGCCTCCTTCACATATCTGTaaaaataaggttaaaaaaagCTATGCATACATAGAGAGAGACTGATAGATAGAagattagaaagaaaggaaacaaattgaACATTCAGTCTAAGAATGCTTTAGAGTCCATTTTGGAACCCAAACCATAGTTGAGCTTTCAATATCTTCAATTCAGGATGGGAAAGATTAGCACAGAAGATACCACTTAAGAAGACACAAATATCCACCAAACCCTGCTAGCAACAACTTCAGGTACTAATTGTAGGAAATAACCAACCTATATTGTGGGAGCATGGAAACAAGAACATACATAAGCACTTCTCAGGCCTTATTTTTCTGGATCTCTGTGATACATTTCACGGTTGATCACTCTGCCCTTGCAAATCCCTCCCTCCACTGGATTCATATAGATTCCTCCTGGTTTCCTCCCCCATCACTGGCCATTTCCTCTCTGGGTCTTTCTCAGGTTCCTATTCTTCCTCCCCAAAGGCTCAGTCCTAGCCCTCTTCTcactccttttcctttctccttattGTCTCCTAGAGCTGCCACTCCCACCTATGTGTTCCTAACTCCCAAAACACTTTCTCCAACCCAAGGCTTGCCCTCAAGCTCTAGTCTAAACCCATATTCCAACTGCCTTCTGTACATCTCCACTTGAAAGTTTCACAGGCACCTCCAATTCAATTAATTCCAAACTAAACTTATTATTTCCCCTCTTAAGGCGTGTTTCTCCGTTTGTATGGTAATAAATGACAGTAACATCCACTCAGCCATTCAAGCTAAAAATCTAAAGATCATCCTTGACTCCAATCCAAATGAGTGACCcttgccttttctctctttctaaccACCTCGTCCCTTAGCCAACAGTCCCCCAAGCCCTCCTAACTTTATTTCCCAAAGATAACCTGTGTCTTGCTCTCTCATCTCTACCACTACTGTGGTCCAAGTCACCATCATCTCTGGATTGGATAACTGCAACTTCCTACTCACTGGTTTCCCTATGTCCACTCTTGGCCCCTCCAACATATTCTCTGCACAGGAGTCAGAGATACTGTCTTAAAACATAGAAGAAATTGTCCGTCCTTTGCTTAAAAGTCTTCAGTGGTTTACAGTTGACAGATTTGGAAAGGGTGCCACAACAATTCACTGAGGAAAGAGTAGTCTTTTTAAGTAAATATccatgtgcaaaagaatgaaattggtcCCCCACctcacaacatacacaaaaattaattcaaaatgaatcaaagacctaaatataagtgctgaaaccacaaaactcttagaagaaagttAGGTGTAATAGGTGTAACTCTgtcatgaccttggatttggcaatggtttcttagatatggtGCCAAACACATGTGCaaccaaagtaaaaaataaattgggCTTCATAAAAGCTAAAAACATTTGTGCTACAAAGGATaccatgaagaaagtgaaaagacaacccaaggaatgagagaaaatacttgcaaatcttGTACCTGATAAAGGATTTGtacctagaatatataaagaactcttacaactcaataactaaaagacaaagagggacttccctggtggtccagtggttaggattcaacactttcactgccatggccctgggttcaatccttcatcagggaactaagatcccgcccaaaaaaaaaaaaaaaagacaagtaacccaattaaaatgggcaaagtatCTGactatttctccaaggaagatatacaaatagcttacaaccacatgaaaagatgctcaacattattagtcattagggaaaatgcaaaccaaaaccacaataacACTTCATGC
This genomic interval from Bos indicus x Bos taurus breed Angus x Brahman F1 hybrid chromosome X, Bos_hybrid_MaternalHap_v2.0, whole genome shotgun sequence contains the following:
- the ERCC6L gene encoding DNA excision repair protein ERCC-6-like isoform X1, producing MEVSRGFAEAGALSPEQAASYLRYVKEAKEATKNGDLEQALKLFNLAKDIFPNEKVMSRIQKIQEALEELAEHGDDEFIDVCNSGLLLYQELHNQLYEYQKEGIAFLYSLYRDGRRGGILADDMGLGKTVQIIAFLSGMFDASLVNHVLLIMPTSLISTWLREFVKWTPGMRVKTFHGPSKDERTRNLCRIQQRNGVIITTYQMLINNWQQLSSLNGQEFLWDYVILDEAHKIKSSSTKSAICARAIPASNRILLTGTPIQNNLQELWSLFDFACQGSLLGTLRTFKMEYENPITRAREKDATPGEKALGFKISENLMAIIKPYFLRRTKEEVQKKKSSNPEVQLSEKSPDVGAICEMPSLSRKNDLIIWIRLVPLQEEIYRKFVSLDHIKELLMETRSPLAELGVLKKLCDHPRLLSARACGLLNLGAAKFSVQDEIEGEDSSDVDHIDQISDDTLMEESGKMLFLMDLLKKLRDEGHQTLVFSQSRRILNIIERLLKNRHFKILRIDGTITHLVEREKRISLFQQNKDYSVFLLTTQVGGVGLTLTAASRVVIFDPSWNPATDAQAVDRVYRIGQKENVVVYRLITCGTVEEKIYRRQVFKDSLIRQTTGDKKNPFRYFSKQELRELFTIEDFQNSATQLQLQSLHAAQRRSDKNLDEHIAFLHSLRIAGISDHDLMYTRDLSVKEELDVIEDSHYIQQRVQKAQFLVESESQNTELLMERQKMGNEGIWLREPVYQTKKKRPKVNKPQPQPSSHLPVYHTQEEISSLMASMIIDDLPKEDEKDLSRIKLNDTIPQDGRHPCVITLNDDFVTTLPKGCGDVEEIFPDSLSGMALQKEASQEGFMQESEQESPLASFNYLPSKSARVDLGPNLDQLEDDEVLHHCNPSPANPKTKEYQRPESNVSVIKIADDDLTAAHSALQDAQANEAKLEEEPLASSGQYACDFNLFLEDSADNGQNLSSQFLEHVEKENSLCGSAANSRAESVHSKACLSVDLSEEDDEPEEVVNVKIRRKARRIDSDNEDEHTFKDTSSTNPFNTSPFPFLSVKQFDASTPKNDISLPERFFSPKISDSINKSVNSRRSLASRRSLINVVLDHVEDMEERLDNSSEAKVVEDHLEEGAEESGDEAPEHTKEDPSRETLSSENKSSQLSTSKPGALAQETSPGDPEPLSDGQLVDSPQDEAMEAVNDYDTLVLHGKELKECGKIQEALDCLVKALDIKSSDPEVMLMTLSLYKQLNKT
- the ERCC6L gene encoding DNA excision repair protein ERCC-6-like isoform X2; this translates as MSRIQKIQEALEELAEHGDDEFIDVCNSGLLLYQELHNQLYEYQKEGIAFLYSLYRDGRRGGILADDMGLGKTVQIIAFLSGMFDASLVNHVLLIMPTSLISTWLREFVKWTPGMRVKTFHGPSKDERTRNLCRIQQRNGVIITTYQMLINNWQQLSSLNGQEFLWDYVILDEAHKIKSSSTKSAICARAIPASNRILLTGTPIQNNLQELWSLFDFACQGSLLGTLRTFKMEYENPITRAREKDATPGEKALGFKISENLMAIIKPYFLRRTKEEVQKKKSSNPEVQLSEKSPDVGAICEMPSLSRKNDLIIWIRLVPLQEEIYRKFVSLDHIKELLMETRSPLAELGVLKKLCDHPRLLSARACGLLNLGAAKFSVQDEIEGEDSSDVDHIDQISDDTLMEESGKMLFLMDLLKKLRDEGHQTLVFSQSRRILNIIERLLKNRHFKILRIDGTITHLVEREKRISLFQQNKDYSVFLLTTQVGGVGLTLTAASRVVIFDPSWNPATDAQAVDRVYRIGQKENVVVYRLITCGTVEEKIYRRQVFKDSLIRQTTGDKKNPFRYFSKQELRELFTIEDFQNSATQLQLQSLHAAQRRSDKNLDEHIAFLHSLRIAGISDHDLMYTRDLSVKEELDVIEDSHYIQQRVQKAQFLVESESQNTELLMERQKMGNEGIWLREPVYQTKKKRPKVNKPQPQPSSHLPVYHTQEEISSLMASMIIDDLPKEDEKDLSRIKLNDTIPQDGRHPCVITLNDDFVTTLPKGCGDVEEIFPDSLSGMALQKEASQEGFMQESEQESPLASFNYLPSKSARVDLGPNLDQLEDDEVLHHCNPSPANPKTKEYQRPESNVSVIKIADDDLTAAHSALQDAQANEAKLEEEPLASSGQYACDFNLFLEDSADNGQNLSSQFLEHVEKENSLCGSAANSRAESVHSKACLSVDLSEEDDEPEEVVNVKIRRKARRIDSDNEDEHTFKDTSSTNPFNTSPFPFLSVKQFDASTPKNDISLPERFFSPKISDSINKSVNSRRSLASRRSLINVVLDHVEDMEERLDNSSEAKVVEDHLEEGAEESGDEAPEHTKEDPSRETLSSENKSSQLSTSKPGALAQETSPGDPEPLSDGQLVDSPQDEAMEAVNDYDTLVLHGKELKECGKIQEALDCLVKALDIKSSDPEVMLMTLSLYKQLNKT